A genome region from Streptomyces sp. S4.7 includes the following:
- a CDS encoding glycerate kinase, with amino-acid sequence MTDGAVTEAAHVLVAADKFKGSLTAVEVAERVTAGLRRAAPDVTVEALPVADGGDGTVAAAVAAGFERREVRVTGPLGDELTAAYALRDGTAVVEMAEASGLQHLPKGVFAPLTAGTYGSGELLRAALDAGARTIVFGVGGSATTDGGAGMLAALGGRFLDADGQPVGPGGGGLRDLATVDLSGLDPRIAATDIVLASDVDNPLTGPKGAAAIYGPQKGASPEDVDTLDAALAHYARVLEKTAGAGVAESALSPGAGAAGGIGYGALVGLAASFRPGIEVMLDVLGFGPALARATLVITGEGSLDEQTLHGKAPAGVAAAARARGIEVIAVCGRLALPAEALGRAGIRRAYALTDLEPDPARCMAEAGPLLERMSTGIARDYLT; translated from the coding sequence GTGACGGACGGAGCAGTAACCGAGGCCGCGCACGTGCTCGTCGCGGCGGACAAGTTCAAGGGCTCGCTCACGGCAGTGGAGGTCGCGGAGCGGGTGACGGCCGGGCTGCGCCGGGCCGCCCCCGACGTGACGGTCGAGGCACTGCCCGTCGCGGACGGCGGTGACGGCACCGTGGCCGCGGCGGTGGCGGCCGGGTTCGAACGGCGTGAGGTACGGGTCACCGGGCCGCTCGGCGACGAACTGACCGCGGCGTACGCGCTGCGCGACGGCACGGCCGTCGTGGAGATGGCCGAGGCATCGGGTCTCCAGCACCTCCCGAAGGGCGTTTTCGCACCGCTGACGGCCGGTACGTACGGCTCCGGCGAACTGCTGCGCGCCGCGCTCGACGCGGGCGCGCGCACCATCGTGTTCGGTGTCGGCGGCAGCGCCACGACGGACGGCGGCGCGGGCATGCTGGCCGCGCTCGGCGGACGCTTCCTGGACGCCGACGGGCAGCCGGTGGGACCGGGCGGCGGCGGGCTGCGTGATCTCGCGACGGTGGACCTGTCCGGGCTCGACCCCCGTATCGCCGCGACGGACATCGTCCTCGCCAGCGACGTCGACAACCCGCTGACCGGACCGAAAGGCGCCGCGGCGATCTACGGCCCGCAGAAAGGCGCGTCCCCCGAGGACGTCGACACGCTCGACGCGGCCCTCGCACACTACGCCCGCGTCCTGGAGAAGACCGCCGGGGCCGGGGTGGCCGAATCCGCGCTCTCACCCGGCGCCGGCGCCGCGGGCGGTATCGGCTACGGCGCCCTCGTCGGACTCGCCGCGAGTTTCCGGCCCGGCATCGAGGTCATGCTCGACGTGCTCGGCTTCGGCCCCGCGCTGGCCCGGGCCACGCTCGTCATCACCGGCGAGGGATCGCTGGACGAACAGACGCTGCACGGCAAGGCCCCGGCGGGCGTCGCGGCGGCGGCCCGCGCGCGGGGCATCGAGGTGATCGCGGTCTGTGGCCGACTGGCGCTGCCCGCGGAGGCCCTCGGCCGCGCGGGAATCCGCCGCGCGTACGCCCTGACGGACCTGGAGCCGGACCCGGCCCGCTGCATGGCGGAGGCGGGACCGCTGCTGGAGCGCATGTCGACGGGTATCGCGCGCGACTACCTGACCTGA
- a CDS encoding PucR family transcriptional regulator, whose product MGGRRARTDREWSVLVTASRVLLERVPALADQLMDELTLHSEQFDAAVPRDEHWRQINEAMRYGIEAIAAPRTAPRRDLAYAEQLGRQRAEQGLALDLLLHAYRHAGYLVWDELLRIVTEEDPDDLPMLVHTASQMWAGVDRQATAVAEAYRSTEQSMRRRSDERVQALLDALLEGRSTPGLAARAAAGLDLPEQGRYAVVVVRVERRDGREPFRRVAVAEGMRFFWRMRTDCEIAVVAFDGETGLAELTAELVRPCQGPGGVSPVVDSLSGLGQARRLAETALRTLPPDAQRIVRLDERLPTALVVSQPELAARLIADVFGPLLDLDPADRAVLLETLDAWLEYGGSAGRAATRLYCHRNTVFNRLRRLEQLTSRSLSRPRDLIEMTLALDAFRLTPG is encoded by the coding sequence ATGGGTGGCCGCAGAGCGCGCACTGATCGTGAGTGGTCGGTCCTGGTGACCGCGTCCCGGGTGCTGCTGGAGCGTGTACCGGCGCTGGCCGACCAGTTGATGGACGAACTCACGCTCCACTCCGAGCAGTTCGACGCGGCGGTGCCGCGTGACGAGCACTGGCGGCAGATCAACGAGGCGATGCGGTACGGGATCGAGGCGATCGCGGCCCCGCGTACGGCGCCGCGCCGCGATCTGGCGTACGCGGAACAGCTGGGGCGGCAGCGGGCGGAGCAGGGTCTGGCGCTCGATCTGCTGCTGCACGCCTACCGGCACGCGGGCTATCTGGTGTGGGACGAACTGCTGCGGATCGTCACCGAGGAGGATCCCGACGACTTACCGATGCTCGTGCACACGGCGTCGCAGATGTGGGCGGGCGTCGACCGGCAGGCGACGGCGGTCGCGGAGGCGTACCGCAGTACGGAGCAGTCGATGCGACGGCGCAGCGACGAACGGGTGCAGGCGCTGCTCGACGCGCTGCTGGAGGGCCGCTCGACGCCCGGCCTCGCGGCGCGGGCCGCCGCCGGTCTCGACCTGCCCGAGCAGGGGCGTTACGCGGTGGTGGTCGTCCGGGTGGAGCGGCGGGACGGACGGGAGCCGTTCCGGCGGGTGGCCGTGGCGGAGGGGATGCGGTTCTTCTGGCGGATGCGGACGGACTGCGAGATCGCGGTCGTCGCGTTCGACGGCGAGACGGGTCTCGCGGAGCTGACGGCGGAGCTGGTGCGGCCCTGCCAGGGGCCGGGCGGTGTCAGCCCGGTCGTGGACAGCCTGTCGGGCCTGGGCCAGGCGCGCCGACTGGCCGAGACGGCGCTGCGTACGCTCCCGCCGGACGCGCAGCGGATCGTCCGCCTGGACGAACGCCTTCCGACGGCCCTGGTGGTCAGCCAGCCGGAACTGGCGGCCCGTCTGATCGCCGACGTGTTCGGCCCGCTGCTGGACCTGGACCCGGCGGACCGCGCGGTCCTGCTGGAGACGCTGGACGCGTGGCTGGAGTACGGGGGGTCGGCGGGGCGCGCGGCGACGCGTCTGTACTGCCACCGCAACACGGTCTTCAACCGCCTGCGCCGCCTGGAACAACTGACGTCGCGCTCCCTGTCCCGCCCCCGGGACCTGATCGAAATGACCCTGGCGCTCGACGCGTTCCGGCTGACGCCGGGGTGA
- a CDS encoding ABC transporter ATP-binding protein, which produces MAALEVRALSVGYGPVRALHEVSLDVPSGGITAVLGGNGAGKSTLLRAISRTLGFHRGTAGGGTVHFDGRPIGQLSAAGVVAAGVVQVPEGRQVFARMTVADNLRAGALGASGGRKRYAASLAEVHELFPVLADRAGQRAGLLSGGEQQMLALGRGLMARPRLLLLDEPSLGLAPLMAARIGETIQQINARGTAVLLVEQNAAMALRLASRAYVLEVGEVTLEGDAAELASSDEVRRRYLGVVDETAAEDAGLAQDRAPVLRRWSA; this is translated from the coding sequence ATGGCCGCGCTCGAAGTGCGTGCCCTGTCCGTCGGTTACGGTCCGGTACGCGCCCTGCACGAGGTGTCCCTCGACGTACCGTCCGGCGGGATCACCGCAGTGCTCGGAGGCAACGGCGCGGGCAAGTCCACGCTGCTGAGAGCCATTTCCCGCACCCTCGGCTTCCATCGGGGTACGGCGGGCGGCGGCACCGTCCACTTCGACGGCCGGCCCATCGGCCAACTGAGCGCCGCCGGTGTCGTCGCGGCCGGTGTCGTCCAAGTGCCCGAAGGGCGCCAGGTGTTCGCCCGTATGACGGTCGCCGACAACCTGCGGGCCGGCGCGCTCGGCGCGTCCGGCGGCCGCAAGCGGTACGCGGCGTCCCTCGCCGAGGTGCACGAACTGTTCCCCGTACTCGCGGACCGCGCGGGCCAGCGCGCCGGACTTCTCTCCGGCGGCGAACAGCAGATGCTCGCCCTCGGCCGGGGCCTGATGGCACGCCCCCGGCTGCTCCTCCTGGACGAACCGTCCCTCGGACTCGCCCCCCTCATGGCCGCCCGGATCGGCGAGACGATCCAGCAGATCAACGCCAGGGGCACGGCCGTCCTGCTGGTCGAGCAGAACGCGGCCATGGCGCTGCGGCTCGCGTCCCGCGCGTACGTCCTGGAGGTCGGCGAGGTCACGCTCGAAGGGGACGCGGCCGAACTGGCCTCCTCCGACGAGGTACGCCGCCGCTACCTCGGAGTCGTCGACGAGACGGCCGCCGAGGACGCGGGCCTGGCCCAGGACCGCGCGCCGGTGCTGCGGAGGTGGAGCGCGTGA